A segment of the Arachis hypogaea cultivar Tifrunner chromosome 5, arahy.Tifrunner.gnm2.J5K5, whole genome shotgun sequence genome:
ggcaataactcagccatctggctcatggttcaatcaagaaccagccatttatcaataaatatagcccttcggctcatggcatacacggtacttccaccatcattctccatatctcatataatcatctttgatcatcattgatcttaacttttccccttgcttcactcgcaagttaccacatcccctagctcctttctcattgctaggcatatcataatgatttaatacataaggggtgagatcggaggcttagaagtatgagatttagtttttaaaactcaaaaatcaactttgggatgaaaacagggccacgcgtacgcatactccacgcgcacgcgtggatggccacaaagctcatcgacgcatatgcgtcatacatgcggacgcgtggattgaaacacagccagacgacgcgtacgtgtcagccacgcgtacgcgtgggtgcatttgcgccccaggcacaaaactggcacaactctagcACAACTCTCgagaaaatggctgggcattgggtgcagcgcatcgacgcgcacgcgcacactacgcgcacgcgtggatggtgccttcttgaagaacgacgtgtacgcgccaagtgcgcctacgcgtggagggtcattctgctaaaaattttctaagttaaaagctgcagaattcacagattcaacccccaatcttccgacagacataactttctcattttaaatcttttttcgcccgttcttcgaacggcatggacatcccagatccaatttcaCTTCTAAACAAGTTTGACACAAAATGAAGATccagagtccaagttatgtcccatcaaagtatgcccaaaaactatcttttcatacaaaatcacaaggtgccctttttaaaacaagtcattttcaaccctttttaaaatcaaccaaaacatgctagtttcaaccctttttgaaatcaatcaaaatataccaaaatcaacatcaagcctcctcaactcatacattaacgctttgccacgattcacaaaaccgccatataaccatttttacccatttcaaacaaatggctaaattacaaacacattaacatgtcatacgtctttcctcatcccaatttccaacaataatatttccaatcaatcatcattacacATAATCAATATTATACTCACTGTCACATGGTTTCACCTACAAATCAACATTAATCATTTCTCaagtatatatcacaacatacatatctcttatgaatcatcataccatcaaggcatcaataatcatgatcacatatatgaccacataacatacctcaaccaaaatcaaacatacctcatctatacaatttcacccaaaattattaatttccacACTTCacctcctcaaacctcattattcaataaccaacccaatcattcatatattcattatctgaaattcatccaatcacttgtgtcatcatacaatgcacacatcaacttaccttccttacctctttccggtcttcggcccaaaatttacggcctccggcccaatttcacaatttaaatgcataaaccacaaatcaatactcattacccaatacatcaaattttcaatacaccaagcattcaaggccacacaattctaaacccaatcattaattcacattacataccaactatgcatattagcaccaaccatttacacaatccaaacttaatcctagcggcatctagcctaggaattctcatcacaccacgcggtacttaaatgaaacttaaaccgtacctcttgtagccaaaccaattgagcctcttctttggaagtctccaccaaccctagttccaagcctcaccaaagctcctcacgCAAcatcaatctcccaattgtgcaccaaaatcatcaaatacactaacataaccaatatcacatacatacatcaacctagggctcataaaagtgacaaatcacaagggttggagggtttcttaccttaacccactgaagtttgtgatgaatatcacccatggctcatactagagcactcctaaacaaccaaaatcacaaggtttcctcaaaacccaaaccaaattcgaatttgaagaggaaaataaaaactgggcagaggacagtggattactcaccacaaaacttaaataaaattgtagaggatgagaagagcgacacgTGGctgtaaacggctcgtcaatcggagctccgtagctcaagttatggtgatttgaagatcaaagagagttaggttttctctcttctcttctctcttcccaatttcagcgcccaacaccccttctttagggcaaaatgagctgaaatgctcataattaatgtttatatatgttgggtcttgggtccACTTAGGTCcgattcacttatttttgtccgttggcccaattttggaccaaaacctttaagattagcgctctaaatcgcacttcaaatatttctacctcccctaattataatttctcatttcttaatcttatttactcataatcaattttctcaactgcagtaccagacagatctcagccagtACTTCCGATCAAAATTTCActacgcgcttttacgcagaaaactatgttttccgactcgaaaaaattcactgaatccaaatatcatatttaaatcatcaaattccaattgccaaatcttccacccatactcgctcctacttaacttgtTATTTAATTAGTTTCGGTTAAACTGGGTATTACATTAAGTTGGTTGTCTTGTGTCCAGAGATGTTCTGTGAAAAATGTAGAGATTGTCTAGTACATGAAAGTCATTATGTTAAATTAGTTGAAAATTAATGTAGTGATTAGTTGTTGGACTTTTTTGGAGTTGaccaataaaattttgaaaaccctGAATGGTTGGGCTAAACGTAGCCATAGCTAATCCATTtgataataataagagaaaaagacaaatagatTTTTGACGTTTTGTCCTCCAGATATTTTTGTCCCTAaccatttgaaaatacttttaagtccaaCTTTTAAGGAGGTGGaggatttaaaagtattttcaactGGTTAAGGACGAAAATATCCGCAAGACAAAAAGTTATAgacttatttatcattttctataataataataataataataataataataataataataataataaaaaattgggaTTGTACTTGGTTTCGTCAAAGGTAGTTGTAAATTGGGATCTTCGTTTTGTAGAAAAGCCATTTGATAAGATTAAAACAACGATGCTTGAGGCTTTATACTAAAgaaacaaaagcaaaagaaagatgatATTGCAAATATAATCATTTACAGAAAGTAAGTAACGGAGCGAAGTACAAAAAATAAGGCTTCCCATGAAACAGAATTGATGTCTTGTTTTGCATGCCAAAGCTAGTATCCCTGAATATTAGTTGGTCTGGTCAGGGTTGTAAGGTCTTATGAATGCAGAATTCATCTGCCAAACTTTGAGTGAAGCAGTAACAGAAGCAGCAGTTGCATTATTGAAGAAGAACAACCTAGCAGCTCCATAGATTGCCCTTGTTGGGTACACCCTTGATGTCACCGTGGTCCTTCCACCTTGCGCAAAGCTTTCCACTATTGAATGGTCCACCAATATCCTCACAGAAAACTTCTCACCTTCAAGTACTGGAACCAAGCTTCCAAATGTTTTCTTTACTACATCGCTTGCCACAGACGACCTTGACTGATCGGAGCAGAATGAAGTCTTGAGATTTCCATCACTTCCTTTAATCACATAGAAGTACACAGGAGTGTACTCGGAAAGCCCATCATCTGCAAGAACCAAAAGACCAAAAGGTCCCAAGGCACCACGATGTGCTGCTCCACCGCTGCTCTCGCAACTGTAGTAGTCCACATTAGACTCGCTTGTTGCCTTCTCCAACTCTTCCTTTTCAATCTCAAATTCAGCTACAATATCAAGCTGTGTAGCTGTCCCAACATCTATTGGGACCACGGATCCTGGCTTTGCCTTCAAATCCTTAAACTCATCGCTTCTCAGTCTCAAGCTCTCCACCTCTTCAACAGGCCATTGAATTAAGTTGCTACCTGTTTTCGTATCAAGTGTCACTGTTCTCGGAATACCCTGTAACATTAAAAACAGTGTAATTAGTATAGTGTTATTGCTAGGTAGCCACCCATATATggtatatagtagtagtagtagtatatACCTGAAGTGAAGCCCAGCCTT
Coding sequences within it:
- the LOC112800895 gene encoding acid beta-fructofuranosidase isoform X3, whose amino-acid sequence is MVADQWYDKNGVWTGSATILPNGKIIMLYTGSTNESVQVQNLAYPADPSDPLLIDWVKYPSNPVLFPPPGIGATDFRDPTTAWLTSEGKWRITIGSKLNKTGIALVYDTLDFKTYEQIEGFLRAVPTTGMWECVDFFPVSKEVENGLNTSVNGAGVKHVMKVSLDDDRHDYYSIGSYDEKNVKFIPDDVDNDVGVGLRYDYGVFYASKTFFDDSKRRRVLWGWIGESDAEYADVAKGWASLQGIPRTVTLDTKTGSNLIQWPVEEVESLRLRSDEFKDLKAKPGSVVPIDVGTATQLDIVAEFEIEKEELEKATSESNVDYYSCESSGGAAHRGALGPFGLLVLADDGLSEYTPVYFYVIKGSDGNLKTSFCSDQSRSSVASDVVKKTFGSLVPVLEGEKFSVRILVDHSIVESFAQGGRTTVTSRVYPTRAIYGAARLFFFNNATAASVTASLKVWQMNSAFIRPYNPDQTN